One stretch of Saprospiraceae bacterium DNA includes these proteins:
- a CDS encoding bifunctional metallophosphatase/5'-nucleotidase yields MSFKRRDFLRNTLLTGIGASLSPLAVANPIESIESIGPIESIEKSGTLTLLQTTDVHCQIHPHDEMFWENEKMVFRKTAGYAQLATMLDKIRKANPNTFTIDTGDMFQGSELSVKTLGKAFVPILNTLGYDLYLPGNWEVIYGKKQMQTLLGGLDAPKVCANMYHDLGEGKKGELVFPPYYTWSRLGVKIGFIGLTDHLVPLRQSPNYSKGIIYTKPEESLAPWVRVLREQEQCDFVIVLAHIGLSQQINLANLPECEGVDYIFGGDTHERVREPIQCKYAKVVEPGAFGSFVGRLDLEVKDGKIVGEKYELLEVDAKKHKPRAAVQKLIDNLEAPFVADINKVHGYSTVPLYRYFVIENTIDTMILDALDWRVDTDIVLSNGFRFCPPRNVGADGLAPITEGYIFDMLPVDSYIRTAKVTGQQLFDWLEKELNNVFAKDASKRFGGWVVKFKGMEVEFLAFGEPGKRVQKVTVGGQPLDLQRTYTVCACERDGDPDTVLCRIPNVKEGKNTPYTLHQTMRDYLAANSPVAPAPRGYAKALDAPATLLTQVTGVAYTFR; encoded by the coding sequence ATGTCCTTTAAACGCAGAGATTTCCTCCGCAACACCCTCCTCACTGGCATCGGCGCAAGCCTGTCGCCTTTGGCAGTTGCCAACCCAATCGAGTCAATCGAATCAATCGGCCCAATCGAATCAATCGAAAAATCCGGCACCCTGACCCTGCTCCAAACCACCGACGTGCATTGTCAAATCCACCCGCACGACGAGATGTTTTGGGAAAACGAAAAAATGGTGTTCAGAAAAACGGCAGGCTATGCGCAACTCGCCACCATGCTCGACAAAATCAGGAAGGCGAACCCCAACACCTTCACCATTGACACGGGCGATATGTTCCAAGGCAGCGAACTGTCGGTGAAAACGCTCGGCAAAGCCTTTGTGCCGATTTTGAACACGCTCGGCTACGACCTCTATTTGCCCGGCAACTGGGAGGTGATTTACGGCAAAAAGCAAATGCAAACCCTGCTCGGCGGCCTCGACGCGCCGAAGGTTTGCGCCAATATGTATCACGACTTGGGTGAGGGCAAGAAGGGCGAACTCGTGTTCCCGCCCTACTACACTTGGTCGCGGTTGGGCGTGAAAATTGGCTTCATCGGACTCACCGACCACCTCGTGCCGCTTCGCCAGTCGCCGAATTATTCCAAAGGAATTATTTACACAAAACCTGAAGAAAGCCTCGCCCCGTGGGTGCGGGTGTTGCGCGAACAGGAGCAATGCGATTTCGTCATCGTGCTAGCACACATCGGGCTTTCGCAGCAAATAAATTTGGCCAACCTTCCTGAATGTGAGGGCGTTGACTACATTTTCGGCGGCGACACCCACGAGCGCGTGCGCGAGCCGATTCAGTGCAAATACGCCAAAGTCGTGGAGCCGGGCGCGTTTGGCTCCTTCGTCGGCAGGCTTGATTTGGAGGTGAAAGACGGCAAAATCGTCGGCGAGAAATACGAACTCTTGGAAGTGGACGCGAAAAAACACAAGCCCAGGGCGGCGGTTCAAAAACTCATTGACAACCTCGAAGCGCCCTTCGTGGCCGACATCAACAAAGTGCACGGGTACAGCACCGTGCCGCTATATCGCTACTTCGTCATCGAAAACACGATTGACACCATGATTCTCGATGCGCTCGACTGGCGCGTGGACACGGACATTGTGTTGTCCAACGGTTTTCGTTTTTGCCCGCCGCGCAATGTGGGGGCTGATGGTCTCGCACCGATTACGGAAGGCTACATTTTCGATATGCTGCCGGTGGATTCATACATCCGTACCGCAAAGGTGACGGGGCAGCAGCTTTTCGATTGGTTGGAAAAAGAATTGAACAACGTGTTTGCCAAAGATGCCTCCAAACGTTTCGGCGGCTGGGTGGTGAAATTCAAGGGCATGGAGGTCGAATTTCTGGCCTTTGGCGAACCCGGCAAGCGGGTGCAAAAAGTCACCGTCGGTGGTCAACCGCTCGATTTGCAGCGCACTTACACCGTCTGCGCCTGCGAGCGCGACGGCGACCCCGACACGGTGCTTTGCCGCATCCCGAACGTGAAAGAAGGCAAAAACACGCCCTACACCCTGCACCAAACGATGCGCGACTATCTGGCGGCCAACTCGCCCGTGGCTCCCGCGCCGCGCGGCTACGCGAAGGCACTGGATGCTCCGGCGACGTTGCTGACGCAGGTGACTGGGGTAGCGTACACTTTTCGATAA
- a CDS encoding tetratricopeptide repeat protein, translating to MIRAFGFLVFAWMAPMLLNAQADKLDSLRNVLANLSTRDTAYIMALCHIAAAEGFVDPENAALHATECLERAEALNHEAGKIFALNLLAIGAQRQGNYPEALKLYFRAIDLAEAGGNTTRLGKTINNLGLLYFYMEDHDEALRQFFRALPLQPDPMDRATLLSNIGMIHRKGGRLDSAMIYFHQALALFIQLKNARGAGSCYNNIGLVHFDRKEYEDAVFYFRRAGDELRKAQVTNWYANSLNNLGMALTQQRLYRMAEDTLRKGLRITRELQNLKMEAEASQRLYQMFEAQNRPDSAFVWLKYYMSTKDSLMQQQQKEEIASIQTKHDEEQKVIKLEKNLAEEREMRWAWTTGVLVLSIITGVGSYLFWKWSRTSQQNEAKQAKALATFRNNEEAQQAREAQLNEELAFRSRELAGQTVHLLQKNELLRRIAERLREAIGDNPQDEHRFRPILRLVENNINDDERWEEFKQRFEGVHTGFFQRLLEIQPKLTAHDLRYCAYLRMNLTSKEIASLLNTSLRGVETHRYRLRRKLNLETDSDLSAWIMKV from the coding sequence ATGATTCGCGCCTTTGGCTTTCTTGTTTTTGCATGGATGGCCCCTATGTTGCTCAATGCCCAAGCAGACAAGCTGGACAGTTTGCGCAACGTATTGGCCAATCTTTCAACACGCGACACAGCATACATAATGGCCCTTTGCCACATTGCAGCAGCAGAGGGATTCGTTGACCCTGAAAACGCGGCGCTGCACGCTACCGAATGCCTAGAACGAGCAGAGGCGCTCAACCACGAAGCAGGCAAAATTTTTGCGCTCAACCTTTTGGCCATTGGAGCGCAGCGACAGGGCAACTATCCAGAAGCGTTGAAATTGTATTTTCGGGCCATTGACTTAGCCGAGGCTGGCGGCAACACGACCCGGCTAGGAAAGACCATCAACAACCTCGGCCTGTTGTATTTTTACATGGAAGACCACGACGAGGCGCTTCGCCAGTTTTTCCGCGCATTGCCGCTGCAACCCGACCCCATGGACCGCGCCACATTGCTCTCCAACATCGGCATGATTCACCGAAAAGGAGGCCGACTCGACTCCGCCATGATTTATTTCCATCAGGCGCTGGCACTATTTATCCAACTTAAAAACGCGAGAGGTGCCGGCTCCTGCTACAACAACATCGGCCTCGTTCATTTCGACCGAAAGGAATACGAGGACGCGGTGTTCTATTTCCGACGCGCGGGCGACGAGCTGAGAAAGGCACAGGTCACCAACTGGTACGCCAATTCGCTCAACAACTTGGGCATGGCACTGACCCAGCAACGACTGTACCGCATGGCGGAGGACACGCTGCGCAAAGGCTTGAGAATCACGCGGGAATTGCAAAACCTGAAAATGGAGGCTGAGGCCTCCCAACGGCTCTACCAGATGTTCGAGGCACAAAATCGCCCAGACTCAGCTTTTGTCTGGCTCAAATACTACATGAGCACGAAAGACAGCCTGATGCAACAACAACAAAAAGAGGAAATAGCAAGCATCCAGACCAAACATGATGAGGAGCAAAAAGTAATCAAACTGGAAAAAAACCTGGCAGAGGAACGTGAAATGCGTTGGGCATGGACGACGGGAGTGCTTGTTTTATCTATCATTACGGGTGTGGGAAGTTATCTTTTTTGGAAATGGTCGCGGACGAGCCAGCAGAATGAAGCTAAACAGGCTAAAGCCTTGGCTACGTTTCGCAACAACGAGGAGGCACAGCAAGCCCGTGAAGCCCAACTCAACGAAGAACTCGCTTTCCGAAGCCGCGAATTGGCGGGACAGACCGTGCACTTGCTGCAAAAAAACGAATTGCTCCGCCGAATCGCCGAACGACTGCGCGAAGCCATCGGCGACAACCCGCAGGACGAACATCGCTTTCGCCCCATCCTTCGCCTCGTGGAAAACAACATCAACGACGACGAACGCTGGGAGGAATTCAAACAGCGATTCGAAGGCGTACATACGGGCTTTTTCCAGCGTCTTCTGGAGATTCAGCCCAAACTCACCGCCCACGACCTCCGCTACTGCGCTTACCTCCGCATGAACCTCACCAGCAAAGAAATTGCCTCTTTGCTCAACACCTCGCTGCGAGGCGTGGAGACTCACCGATACAGACTGCGCCGCAAGCTCAATTTAGAAACAGACAGCGATTTGTCAGCGTGGATTATGAAGGTGTGA
- a CDS encoding PD40 domain-containing protein — MRQILFSKSHFPVLLFCCLISTPCFSQNEQQTTSNKQQTTSNKQQTTNNKQQTTNNEQQATSNKQQTTNNKQQATNNKQQTTNNKQQTTNNEQQATSNKQQTTNNKQQTTNNEQQATNNKQQTTSNKQQTTNNEQQAINNKQQTTNNEQQATPKPETHLKNIRQLTFGGDNAEAYWSPDGKWLTFQSNYTGWGLECDQIFTMEVGKAAGDSTYKPTLISTGKGRTTCSYFMPDGKHILFASTHTGGHACPHTPNLREGGKYLWPIFDTYDIFVADMQGNIVKQLTNTPGYDAEAVVSPKGDKILFTSDRSGDLELWTMDMDGSNQKQITFDLGYDGGAFFSPDGSKIVFRASRPKTAEAIAEYRDLLKKGLVAPADMEIFTCNVDGSNLRQVTHLGKANWAPFFHPSGKKIIFSSNHHSSRGYDFQLYMINEDGTGLEQITHESIFNSFPMFSPDGKKLVFSSNRDNGGTRDTNVFVADWVD; from the coding sequence ATGCGCCAAATTCTTTTTTCCAAGTCCCATTTTCCGGTTCTCCTGTTTTGCTGTTTGATTTCAACCCCTTGTTTTTCCCAAAACGAGCAACAAACAACGAGCAACAAACAACAAACAACGAGCAACAAACAACAAACAACGAACAACAAACAACAAACAACAAACAACGAGCAACAAGCAACAAGCAACAAACAACAAACAACGAACAACAAACAACAAGCAACAAACAACAAACAACAAACAACGAACAACAAACAACAAACAACAAACAACGAGCAACAAGCAACAAGCAACAAACAACAAACAACGAACAACAAACAACAAACAACAAACAACGAGCAACAAGCAACAAACAACAAACAACAAACAACGAGCAACAAACAACAAACAACAAACAACGAGCAACAAGCAATAAACAACAAACAACAAACAACAAACAACGAGCAACAAGCAACCCCAAAACCAGAAACCCACTTAAAAAACATCCGCCAACTCACCTTTGGCGGCGACAACGCGGAGGCTTATTGGAGTCCCGACGGTAAATGGCTTACCTTTCAAAGCAACTACACGGGCTGGGGGCTGGAATGCGACCAAATTTTCACTATGGAAGTGGGCAAAGCCGCGGGCGACAGCACTTACAAACCGACACTCATCAGCACCGGCAAAGGCCGCACCACATGCTCCTATTTCATGCCCGATGGCAAGCACATCCTGTTTGCCAGCACCCACACGGGAGGCCATGCCTGCCCACACACGCCCAACCTCCGCGAAGGCGGCAAGTACCTCTGGCCGATTTTCGACACCTACGACATTTTTGTGGCTGATATGCAAGGCAACATCGTGAAGCAGCTGACCAACACCCCCGGCTACGACGCGGAGGCCGTCGTCAGCCCGAAAGGCGACAAAATCCTCTTTACCAGCGACCGCTCCGGCGACCTCGAGCTCTGGACGATGGACATGGATGGCTCCAACCAAAAACAAATCACCTTCGACCTCGGCTACGACGGCGGTGCGTTTTTCTCGCCCGATGGCTCCAAAATCGTGTTCCGTGCCAGCCGACCCAAAACCGCCGAGGCCATCGCCGAATATCGAGACCTCCTGAAAAAGGGCCTCGTGGCCCCTGCCGACATGGAGATATTCACCTGCAACGTGGATGGCTCCAACTTGCGCCAAGTGACCCACTTGGGCAAAGCCAACTGGGCACCGTTCTTCCATCCCTCTGGCAAAAAAATCATTTTCAGCAGCAACCACCACTCTTCCCGGGGCTACGATTTTCAACTCTACATGATAAACGAAGATGGCACGGGGCTGGAGCAAATCACCCACGAGAGCATTTTCAACTCCTTCCCGATGTTCTCGCCCGACGGAAAAAAACTGGTCTTTTCCTCCAACCGCGACAATGGCGGCACACGCGACACGAATGTGTTCGTGGCAGATTGGGTGGATTGA
- the trxA gene encoding thioredoxin — MKTSFQDLISSETPTVIDFFATWCGPCRMVTPILEDLKADMGEQVRVYKIDVDQNPGLAAQYNVRSVPTLMIFKNGKLQWRQAGVQSKATLKNAIASIQQ, encoded by the coding sequence ATGAAAACTTCATTTCAAGACCTCATTTCATCTGAAACACCCACAGTCATTGACTTCTTCGCCACTTGGTGCGGCCCTTGCCGCATGGTGACGCCTATTTTGGAAGACCTAAAGGCCGACATGGGCGAGCAGGTGCGCGTGTATAAAATTGACGTGGACCAAAATCCCGGGTTGGCGGCTCAATACAATGTGCGAAGCGTGCCGACACTCATGATTTTCAAAAATGGAAAATTGCAATGGCGGCAGGCGGGTGTGCAAAGCAAAGCGACCTTGAAAAATGCGATTGCTTCTATCCAACAGTGA
- a CDS encoding c-type cytochrome, whose product MALVMFLGIVVSLTDSWPKWEPENWFKSKGAPSPYSVENHETPDSMTLAVARKLTLWQGKNADYAPANDTGDLIRYGRDLIANTAAYLGPKGSVAHITNGMNCQNCHLDAGTRPWGNNYGAVASTYPKFRERSGTEEDLYKRVSDCMERSLNGKTLPPDSREMQAMMQYINWLGRDVPKNEVPNGTGIVALPFLTRAADPAKGKEIYAAKCASCHAPDGQGLLSPDGKTYAYPPLWGAHSYNIGAGLYRLSRFAGYVKHNMPFGVTYQNPQLSDEECWDVAAFVNSQPRPGMDISADWPNLLGKPVDHPFGPFADGFSEKQHKFGPFQPIKDKIAALKQAK is encoded by the coding sequence ATGGCGCTCGTCATGTTTCTGGGCATCGTCGTCAGCCTGACCGACAGTTGGCCCAAGTGGGAGCCAGAAAACTGGTTCAAAAGCAAAGGCGCTCCCTCGCCGTATTCCGTTGAAAATCACGAAACGCCCGACAGCATGACCCTCGCCGTCGCCCGAAAACTCACCCTCTGGCAAGGCAAAAACGCCGACTACGCCCCTGCCAACGACACAGGCGACCTCATCCGCTATGGCCGCGACCTCATCGCCAACACCGCCGCCTACCTCGGGCCAAAAGGCAGTGTGGCGCATATCACCAATGGCATGAACTGTCAGAATTGCCACCTCGACGCGGGCACACGCCCCTGGGGCAACAACTACGGCGCGGTGGCCTCCACTTACCCCAAATTCCGCGAGCGCAGCGGTACGGAGGAAGACCTCTACAAACGGGTGAGCGACTGCATGGAGCGCAGCTTGAATGGGAAAACCCTGCCGCCCGACAGCCGCGAAATGCAAGCGATGATGCAGTATATCAACTGGTTGGGCCGCGATGTCCCAAAGAATGAGGTGCCGAACGGCACTGGCATCGTCGCCTTGCCATTCCTCACGCGCGCCGCCGACCCCGCCAAAGGCAAGGAAATTTACGCCGCCAAATGTGCCAGTTGCCACGCTCCCGACGGGCAGGGACTGCTCTCCCCCGACGGCAAAACCTACGCCTACCCGCCGCTGTGGGGAGCGCACAGCTACAACATCGGCGCGGGGCTGTACCGACTGTCGCGCTTCGCGGGCTACGTGAAACACAATATGCCCTTCGGGGTCACATATCAAAACCCGCAACTCAGCGACGAAGAATGTTGGGACGTGGCGGCCTTCGTCAATTCGCAGCCGCGCCCCGGCATGGATATTTCCGCCGACTGGCCGAATTTGCTCGGCAAACCCGTTGACCACCCCTTCGGCCCCTTCGCCGACGGTTTTTCGGAAAAACAGCATAAGTTTGGGCCGTTTCAGCCAATTAAGGATAAAATTGCGGCGTTGAAGCAAGCAAAATAG
- a CDS encoding thioredoxin family protein, whose translation MKKVLSLLTFALAYVAMSFVGSHPGGYHVGDTARDFSLKNVDGKMVSLAGIKNAEGYIVIFTCNHCPYAKAYEDRIIALHNKYAPLGYPVVAINPNDKDVQPQDSYDKMKVRAKEKGFPFAYLYDETQEIAKAYGATRTPHVYLLDKDRVVRYIGAIDDNSEEPTEVKERYLEDAIDALRGGSEVKVKETKAVGCTIKWRKA comes from the coding sequence ATGAAAAAAGTACTCTCCCTCCTCACTTTTGCTTTGGCTTATGTCGCCATGTCGTTTGTTGGCAGCCACCCGGGCGGCTACCATGTGGGCGACACGGCCCGCGATTTTAGCCTCAAAAACGTGGATGGCAAGATGGTGTCGCTGGCAGGCATCAAAAATGCGGAAGGCTACATCGTCATTTTCACTTGCAACCACTGCCCCTACGCCAAGGCTTATGAAGACCGCATTATCGCGCTGCACAACAAATACGCACCACTTGGCTACCCGGTGGTGGCCATCAATCCGAACGACAAGGACGTGCAACCGCAAGATAGCTACGACAAGATGAAGGTGCGTGCCAAAGAAAAAGGATTTCCATTCGCATATCTCTACGACGAGACGCAGGAAATCGCCAAAGCTTATGGCGCCACGCGCACCCCACACGTCTATCTGCTGGACAAAGACCGCGTGGTGCGCTACATCGGCGCGATTGACGACAACTCGGAAGAGCCTACCGAAGTGAAGGAGCGATATTTGGAGGATGCCATTGACGCGCTGCGGGGTGGCTCAGAAGTGAAAGTGAAAGAGACAAAAGCGGTGGGCTGCACCATCAAGTGGCGGAAGGCATAA
- a CDS encoding T9SS type A sorting domain-containing protein — protein sequence MKQIDTFTAGAKPFVVLVSAFLLHFDSFGQMNRWILNPTEIDFGAGTATPLTWSVGYPYTVENTAYDADGKVLFYIQNMNVYDANGTGVDRLPSGVYTYLLETEAGPLSGKFIKQ from the coding sequence TTGAAACAAATCGACACATTCACAGCCGGGGCGAAGCCGTTCGTAGTGCTGGTTTCCGCTTTTCTTCTCCACTTTGATTCGTTCGGCCAAATGAACAGATGGATTTTGAACCCGACTGAAATTGACTTCGGCGCTGGCACGGCCACCCCGCTCACATGGAGCGTGGGTTATCCGTACACGGTGGAGAACACCGCTTACGATGCGGACGGCAAGGTTTTGTTCTATATCCAGAACATGAATGTTTACGACGCGAACGGCACAGGCGTGGACCGCCTGCCCTCAGGGGTGTACACCTACCTCTTGGAAACGGAGGCCGGGCCGCTGTCCGGCAAATTTATCAAACAATAA
- a CDS encoding TlpA family protein disulfide reductase — translation MRVSLLLLLLSAFGFSLSAQDIPFIKAEQITAWKNTDTDTLYVLNFWATWCAPCVEELPAFEKLNKNYADKKVKVILISTDFKRNVEPKVKPFVKKRKLESTVVFMDESNPNNYIDLVDTAWSGAIPATLIVSKQKNVSQFFEKKLTYAELETAVKEAL, via the coding sequence ATGCGCGTGTCTCTCTTACTCTTGCTGCTTAGTGCGTTTGGCTTTAGCCTTTCCGCCCAAGACATTCCCTTCATCAAGGCTGAGCAAATCACCGCATGGAAAAATACCGACACCGATACCTTGTATGTGCTCAATTTCTGGGCGACGTGGTGTGCGCCGTGTGTGGAAGAATTGCCCGCTTTTGAAAAATTGAATAAAAACTACGCCGACAAGAAGGTGAAAGTCATCCTTATCAGCACTGATTTCAAGCGAAATGTGGAACCGAAAGTAAAGCCTTTTGTGAAAAAGCGAAAATTGGAAAGCACTGTGGTGTTCATGGACGAATCAAATCCGAACAACTATATTGACTTGGTGGACACAGCTTGGTCGGGCGCGATTCCGGCCACGCTGATTGTTTCAAAGCAAAAAAACGTGTCGCAGTTTTTTGAAAAAAAGTTGACCTACGCAGAATTGGAAACGGCGGTGAAAGAGGCGCTTTAG
- a CDS encoding T9SS type A sorting domain-containing protein produces MKHLFAIAIHLSWAVSGLFGQSSPNFKVILEELPIPNLPGLQAYVIGESEGIWLVIGGRKDGLHRRQPFAAFDAAGMNNNVYVLDPVSQNVWSKPLNTLPISMVEQLQSTNMEFRQVGNTLYIVGGYGYSNTAGDHITYPYLTAVNVPGVIEAVINNQPLIPHFRQLQDARVQVTGGYLDALDDYFYLAGGQKFIGRYNPMGPNHGPGFIQEYTNEVRRFKIADDGITLALTNYEAWKDTQNLHRRDYNMAPQIFPDGTYGFTMFSGVFRYDQDLPWLNTVDVASTGFSVNNSFNQHLNQYHTAHLPIYSAAENQMHTIFFGGISQFYVDDVTGFLIEDPNVPFVKTISMVTRFADGQMAEVKIGEMPYLTGASAEFIPRSDAPRYENGVIRLDDLDSDTTFVGYILGGIQSSQPNIFFINTGAESVAANRLFKVFFVQSAASATKFVEQNPLHVSAIPNPFRNEVQISFETTSRQQIGIQIFDASGKRVLKMSEQEYQAGKHQVPVTLKWFPKGTYNIVLSEQSKIIANCQIIKQ; encoded by the coding sequence ATGAAGCATTTATTTGCAATAGCGATACATTTGAGTTGGGCCGTAAGCGGTCTTTTTGGGCAATCTTCGCCCAATTTTAAAGTCATTTTGGAAGAGCTTCCGATTCCCAATTTGCCTGGCCTACAAGCATACGTCATCGGCGAATCCGAGGGTATATGGCTCGTCATCGGGGGGCGGAAAGACGGCTTGCACCGCCGCCAGCCTTTCGCCGCATTCGATGCGGCAGGCATGAACAACAATGTGTACGTGCTCGACCCGGTTTCACAAAACGTGTGGTCGAAGCCGCTCAACACGCTGCCCATCTCGATGGTGGAGCAATTGCAATCCACGAACATGGAGTTCCGGCAGGTGGGCAACACGCTTTACATTGTGGGCGGCTACGGCTATTCCAACACCGCCGGCGACCACATCACTTACCCTTATTTGACTGCGGTGAATGTGCCGGGCGTTATCGAGGCTGTCATAAATAACCAGCCATTGATACCTCATTTTCGCCAACTTCAGGACGCGCGCGTACAAGTGACCGGCGGCTATCTCGATGCGCTCGACGACTATTTTTATCTCGCCGGAGGGCAAAAATTCATAGGCCGCTATAATCCCATGGGGCCAAATCATGGCCCCGGATTTATTCAGGAGTACACCAACGAAGTCCGCCGCTTCAAAATCGCGGACGACGGCATCACGCTCGCTTTGACGAATTATGAAGCATGGAAAGACACCCAAAACCTGCATCGCCGCGACTACAATATGGCGCCGCAGATTTTTCCTGATGGCACATACGGCTTCACGATGTTTTCAGGCGTTTTCCGCTACGACCAAGACCTGCCGTGGCTCAACACGGTGGATGTGGCCAGCACAGGATTTTCGGTGAACAACTCCTTCAACCAACACTTGAACCAGTACCACACGGCGCATCTTCCGATTTACAGCGCCGCTGAAAATCAGATGCACACGATTTTTTTCGGCGGCATCAGCCAATTTTATGTGGACGACGTGACGGGTTTTTTAATCGAAGACCCGAATGTGCCGTTCGTAAAAACCATCAGCATGGTGACGCGCTTTGCCGACGGCCAAATGGCGGAAGTGAAAATCGGTGAAATGCCCTACCTGACGGGCGCGAGTGCCGAATTTATCCCTCGCTCCGACGCGCCGCGCTACGAAAACGGTGTGATTCGGCTCGACGACCTCGACTCCGACACCACATTCGTCGGCTACATTCTGGGCGGCATTCAGAGCAGTCAGCCAAACATTTTTTTCATCAATACCGGCGCGGAAAGCGTGGCCGCCAACCGGCTGTTTAAGGTGTTTTTTGTTCAAAGTGCCGCAAGCGCCACAAAGTTCGTGGAGCAAAATCCCTTGCACGTCTCAGCCATCCCAAATCCATTCCGCAACGAGGTGCAGATTTCTTTTGAAACGACATCCAGACAACAAATCGGCATTCAGATATTCGATGCCAGTGGTAAAAGAGTGTTGAAAATGTCCGAACAAGAATATCAGGCTGGAAAACATCAAGTGCCCGTCACTCTAAAATGGTTTCCAAAGGGAACATACAACATTGTACTTAGCGAACAAAGCAAAATCATCGCCAACTGTCAAATCATCAAACAATAA
- a CDS encoding gliding motility-associated C-terminal domain-containing protein, whose product MRAALDGCYFTDTFQIEHTPAPAFGFADDTLMLCHSALPLTLETTDCCAEVLWSTGDTTKSTKIEQEGLVWVSQQNLCGILSDSFWLQVDYPLSIDLGADTALCDTTQFARLLQGPHGQPNYLWSTGETASAVTVTQPGTYWLEVRNECGVFTDTIVFKDLRQVRLAASRDTTLCLTEPVPLFATPGFDTYLWNTGDTGVQVVASDYGRYTVSATNDCGTQTDTVFVTESNYPAIQLPTEVEISLGDSIQLNPFVVHDKPLVFQWSPTTGLDCSSCESPLAFPWKTTDFLLIAEDGLRCREEAVVRVSVVDRRRIYIPNVFKPTGDGPNALLTLSFGGEVEEVVLAAIYDRWGGLVVSRQGLAASAETVIWDGKWRGKDAQPGVYALVLTVRLKNGEIVRVAKDETLVR is encoded by the coding sequence GTGCGGGCGGCATTGGACGGGTGCTACTTCACCGACACCTTCCAAATAGAACACACGCCAGCCCCTGCCTTCGGCTTTGCCGACGACACGCTCATGCTCTGCCACTCGGCTTTGCCGCTCACCCTCGAAACGACCGACTGCTGCGCCGAGGTGCTGTGGAGCACGGGCGACACGACAAAAAGCACCAAAATAGAACAAGAAGGATTGGTATGGGTCAGTCAGCAAAACCTGTGCGGCATCCTAAGCGACTCTTTTTGGCTGCAAGTGGACTATCCGCTGTCAATAGACTTGGGCGCTGACACGGCCTTATGCGACACGACGCAGTTTGCCCGTCTGCTGCAAGGGCCGCATGGGCAGCCTAATTATCTTTGGAGCACAGGCGAAACCGCGTCGGCAGTCACGGTCACGCAGCCCGGCACCTACTGGCTCGAGGTGCGGAACGAATGTGGCGTGTTCACAGACACCATTGTTTTTAAAGACCTGCGCCAGGTGCGGCTTGCGGCAAGCCGCGACACGACCTTGTGCCTCACAGAGCCGGTGCCTCTTTTCGCCACGCCCGGCTTTGACACTTATCTGTGGAATACTGGTGACACGGGCGTGCAAGTTGTAGCGAGCGACTATGGCCGCTACACCGTGTCCGCCACAAACGATTGCGGCACACAGACCGATACGGTCTTCGTGACTGAAAGCAACTACCCAGCCATCCAACTGCCCACCGAGGTGGAAATCAGTTTGGGCGATTCCATTCAACTCAATCCATTTGTTGTGCATGACAAACCGTTGGTTTTTCAATGGTCGCCCACGACGGGTTTGGACTGCTCAAGTTGTGAAAGCCCTTTGGCATTTCCGTGGAAAACAACCGATTTTTTGCTGATTGCAGAAGACGGTCTGCGATGCCGGGAGGAGGCTGTGGTGCGGGTTAGCGTCGTTGACCGGAGGCGGATTTATATCCCCAACGTGTTCAAGCCCACCGGCGACGGGCCAAACGCCCTTTTAACCCTGTCGTTTGGCGGCGAGGTGGAGGAGGTCGTCTTGGCGGCGATTTACGACCGTTGGGGCGGGCTGGTCGTGTCGCGGCAAGGCCTTGCCGCGTCGGCGGAGACGGTGATTTGGGACGGCAAGTGGCGGGGTAAAGATGCGCAACCGGGTGTGTATGCGCTCGTGTTGACGGTGCGGCTGAAAAACGGCGAGATTGTTCGGGTAGCAAAAGATGAGACGCTCGTGCGATGA